A single genomic interval of Bacillota bacterium harbors:
- a CDS encoding LysM domain-containing protein, whose amino-acid sequence MNGPGSFYLSRRCCGGETHRDAGCRPGSQGLYTVQRGDTLFAIAWRFQVSPNALIAANPNVLRWSPILPGEVLCIPAAGS is encoded by the coding sequence ATGAATGGCCCCGGCTCCTTTTACCTCTCGCGCCGCTGCTGCGGGGGTGAGACCCATCGAGACGCCGGCTGCCGTCCGGGGTCACAGGGCCTCTATACCGTCCAGAGGGGCGACACCCTGTTCGCCATCGCCTGGCGCTTCCAGGTCAGCCCCAACGCGCTCATTGCGGCCAATCCGAACGTCCTCAGGTGGTCGCCCATCCTCCCGGGCGAGGTGCTGTGCATTCCGGCGGCCGGTTCGTAG
- a CDS encoding Sapep family Mn(2+)-dependent dipeptidase, giving the protein MRARGELFMVGQSRWPPGRDAVESAAFAWLDAHRQDLVDKTAALLRIESVEAPPEPGRPFGPGVGAALEFVDRLAREFGLETANVDGHAVHAHWGPRAPFVGVLTHVDVVPAGGGWSVPPFGGVVIDGRIYGRGAIDNKGPTVASLFALAALAAAGAPVKRGLRLIVGGDEETGFQCLRHYFKRQPYPEMAFSPDAVFPLVFAEKGILDLTLALPSPGPVMVSLRGGQRPNVVPDEAEARLQLPPGESPAEWQGRLVAAAASKRRAQITLESDAGNPAHFRVKSRGVATHGSTPEKGVNAAAELLACLVEADAGRGLVDPSGTLAFLARAGSGIYGEGLGIAARDDVSGVLTCNLGVLRLEGRELSATFNIRYPVSLACAAALLAKAAEQVREAGGRIVDASDDPPHHVPEDSFIVRTLLEVYRQETGDDTPPLAIGGGTYARLVPGAVAFGPVFPFSGIVPHEKDENIEIEHLRRLARLYAAALWALAR; this is encoded by the coding sequence ATGAGAGCGAGGGGGGAGCTGTTCATGGTCGGCCAGTCCCGTTGGCCGCCGGGGCGCGATGCGGTAGAGTCGGCGGCCTTTGCGTGGCTTGATGCCCACCGCCAGGATCTCGTGGACAAGACGGCGGCGCTGCTGCGCATCGAGTCGGTGGAGGCTCCACCTGAGCCGGGCCGGCCTTTCGGGCCGGGAGTGGGCGCCGCCCTCGAGTTCGTGGATCGCCTGGCGCGGGAGTTTGGCCTGGAGACGGCCAACGTGGACGGCCACGCCGTTCATGCTCACTGGGGGCCCCGGGCGCCGTTCGTGGGTGTCCTGACGCACGTGGACGTGGTACCCGCGGGCGGCGGCTGGAGCGTGCCACCCTTCGGGGGCGTCGTGATCGACGGCCGGATCTACGGGCGGGGTGCCATCGACAACAAGGGCCCGACCGTCGCGTCGCTCTTTGCGCTCGCGGCGCTGGCCGCAGCCGGAGCCCCGGTGAAGCGGGGCCTTCGGCTCATCGTGGGCGGCGACGAGGAGACGGGGTTCCAGTGCCTGCGCCACTACTTCAAGCGCCAGCCCTACCCGGAGATGGCGTTTTCGCCCGACGCCGTCTTCCCCCTGGTCTTTGCGGAGAAGGGGATTCTCGACCTGACCCTGGCGCTGCCCTCTCCCGGCCCCGTGATGGTGAGCCTGCGGGGCGGCCAACGGCCCAATGTGGTGCCGGACGAGGCCGAGGCCCGCCTCCAGCTGCCGCCCGGCGAGTCGCCGGCCGAATGGCAGGGCCGCCTGGTGGCCGCTGCGGCGTCGAAGCGCCGGGCGCAGATCACCCTGGAAAGCGACGCAGGTAACCCGGCGCACTTTCGTGTGAAGAGCCGGGGCGTGGCCACCCACGGCAGCACCCCCGAGAAGGGCGTCAATGCCGCTGCCGAACTCCTGGCGTGCCTCGTGGAGGCGGACGCGGGCCGGGGGCTCGTCGACCCTTCCGGGACGCTGGCCTTCCTCGCCAGGGCAGGCTCCGGCATCTACGGCGAGGGGCTCGGCATAGCCGCCCGAGACGACGTCTCCGGCGTGCTGACCTGCAACCTCGGCGTGCTGCGCCTGGAAGGCCGGGAGCTGTCAGCCACGTTCAACATCCGCTACCCGGTCAGCCTGGCTTGCGCGGCAGCCCTGCTGGCGAAGGCGGCAGAGCAGGTCAGGGAGGCTGGCGGGCGCATTGTGGACGCAAGCGACGACCCCCCGCACCATGTCCCTGAAGACAGCTTCATCGTGCGTACGCTGCTCGAGGTCTATCGCCAGGAGACCGGCGACGATACGCCGCCGCTGGCGATTGGCGGCGGGACCTACGCGCGGCTGGTGCCGGGGGCGGTGGCCTTCGGCCCGGT